CGATCGTGCAGGGCGGCATGATGTGGGTCGGGCGGGCCGAGCTCGTCGCGGCCGTCGCCAACGCGGGCGGGCTCGGCTTCATCACGGCCCTGACCCAGCCGACCCCGGACGACCTGCGCCGCGAGATCGCGCGCACCAGGGAGCTGACCGACAAGCCGTTCGGCGTGAACGTCACCATCCTGCCCTCGATCAACCCGCCGCCCTACGCGGAATACGTGCAGGCGATCATCGACAGCGGCGTCAAGATCGTCGAGACGGCGGGCAGCAACCCGGAGCCGTTCCTGCCCTACTACAAGGACGCCGGCATCAAGGTGCTGCACAAGTGCACCAGCGTGCGGCACGCGCTGAAAGCCGAGCGGATCGGCGTGGACGGGGTCAGCATCGACGGCTTCGAGTGCGCGGGCCATCCCGGTGAGGACGACGTGCCCGGCCTCGTGCTCATCCCGGCCGCCGCCCGCGAACTGAGCATCCCGATGATCGCCTCCGGCGGCATCGCCGACGCGCGGGGCCTGGTCGCCGCGCTCGCCCTCGGGGCGGACGGCGTCAACATGGGCACCCGGTTCCTGTGCACCCAGGAGTCCGCGATCGATCAGAAGGTCAAGGAGAAGATCGTCGCGAACTCCGAGCGCGACACCCAGCTCATCTTCCGCACCATGCGCAATACCGCGCGGGTGGCCGACAACGAGATCAGCCGCAAGGTCGTCGAGATCGAGAAGGCCGGCGGCACCTTCGACGACGTGCGGGATCTGGTCGCGGGAGCGCGCGGCCGCCGCGTGTTCGAGGAAGGCGACCTGGACGCGGGCATCTGGTCGGTCGGCCTGTGCCAGGGTCTGATCCACGACATCCCGACCTGCGCCGAGCTGATCGGCCGGATGGTCACCGAGGCCGAGGAGCTGATCACGGCCCGGCTCGCCGACACCGTGGTGGTCGGCTGACCGGAATCACTTGGCCGCGCGGGCGGTGACGGCGGCGTAGTCGTGGCTCGCGATGAGTTCGATGCCGTCGGGCAGCGCGTGCAGACGGTGGATCGTGGCGAAGGCGGCGTCGCGGTCGGCGTCGAACAACTTGCCCGGCATCGGCGCTTTCTCCCGCAGGAGGTCGACCTGCAACTTGCTCCAGACGGCGTCGCCCGCGAACAGCACACGGCTGCCGTCGTCCACCGCGAGCAGCACGCCGATGCTGCCCGGCGTGTGGCCCGCGAGATCGACCAGCAGCACCGACCCGTCGCCGAACAGGTCCTTGCTGCGCGGGAAGGTCAGCACCGGCGGTCCGTCCAGCTCGAAGCGGTCGAAGTCGCGCCCTCGCAGCGGGCCACGCGCCACGCCGGCCGGAGCGTGCGGACCGCCGAGCGCCCAGTCGTATTCCGCGGCGGGCAGGCGGATCTCGACCGAGGCGGGCAACTCCAGCAGGCCGGATACATGGTCCCAGTGCAGGTGGGTCGGCACCACGAAATCGATGTCCTCGCCCGCGACATCGTGCGCGGCGAGCGCGTCGGACAGGCCGAGCACCGGCTTGTCCGGCGCGACGAGCAGCGGAACGGGGAACGGCAGTTCGGGCAGCACGCGATCGTGCACGCCCGCGCACAGGGCGGGATCGATCAGGAAGCGCGCCTTCGGATGCTCGACCAGGAACGCCGCCATCGACAGCCGCATCTCCCGCAGGCTGCGCACACCCTCGGCCACGATGGTGGTCGGCGCGGACATGGTGGCCTGGGTCAGCACGGTCAGCCGGACGGTCGCGCTCGCGGCCGGCGGCGGCAGCACCTCGAGATTCGCCAGGAGCTCCTTGTCGGGGCGGCGCGGCCGCAACAAGCGGCCCGGCGTGGCCGCCAAGGCGGCGCAGCAGCGCAGCAGGACGGGCAGAGTGGGCGTGCGCTCGGCACGGGTGGCGGCACCGCTGTCCGGTTCGGTCACGGTGCCACGGTATGCGATCACCGCCGTTCGCGAAAGAGCCGGGCTGGCAGCGGATATGCGACCTTGCTCCGGGCGATTTCTCCGGCATAATCGCGGGGGTACCGTTCTCGAGTGAGTGACAGCAGCCGGGGAGACGGGGAGGGAGAACGCGATGCGGCCCAGTCTTCCG
Above is a genomic segment from Nocardia sputorum containing:
- a CDS encoding NAD(P)H-dependent flavin oxidoreductase produces the protein MLRTRFTEKFGVEHPIVQGGMMWVGRAELVAAVANAGGLGFITALTQPTPDDLRREIARTRELTDKPFGVNVTILPSINPPPYAEYVQAIIDSGVKIVETAGSNPEPFLPYYKDAGIKVLHKCTSVRHALKAERIGVDGVSIDGFECAGHPGEDDVPGLVLIPAAARELSIPMIASGGIADARGLVAALALGADGVNMGTRFLCTQESAIDQKVKEKIVANSERDTQLIFRTMRNTARVADNEISRKVVEIEKAGGTFDDVRDLVAGARGRRVFEEGDLDAGIWSVGLCQGLIHDIPTCAELIGRMVTEAEELITARLADTVVVG
- a CDS encoding MBL fold metallo-hydrolase; this translates as MTEPDSGAATRAERTPTLPVLLRCCAALAATPGRLLRPRRPDKELLANLEVLPPPAASATVRLTVLTQATMSAPTTIVAEGVRSLREMRLSMAAFLVEHPKARFLIDPALCAGVHDRVLPELPFPVPLLVAPDKPVLGLSDALAAHDVAGEDIDFVVPTHLHWDHVSGLLELPASVEIRLPAAEYDWALGGPHAPAGVARGPLRGRDFDRFELDGPPVLTFPRSKDLFGDGSVLLVDLAGHTPGSIGVLLAVDDGSRVLFAGDAVWSKLQVDLLREKAPMPGKLFDADRDAAFATIHRLHALPDGIELIASHDYAAVTARAAK